TTCCCGGAGGTGCCCTTCCTGTGGCTCGACTTCGAGCGCGGTGGCCAGGGGGTGTTCGCCCTCACCGCCGATGAACTCGACGCTCATGCGGCGTCCTTCGTCTGAATTCACCGACCCCGATTCCTCGAGGAGCGCCTATGTCCGGCAACACCTTCGGCAAGCTGTTTACCGTCACCACCTTCGGCGAGAGCCATGGCCCGGCGCTGGGCGCCATCGTCGATGGTTGTCCGCCGGGACTGCCGCTCAGCGAGGAGATCCTGCAGCGCGACCTCGATCGACGTCGGCCGGGAACCTCGCGCCACACCACCCAGCGCCGGGAGCCCGACCGGGTGCGGATCCTCTCCGGGGTCTTCGAGGGGCTGACCACCGGCACCTCCATTGGCCTGTTGATCGAGAATACCGACCAGCGCTCCAAGGACTACTCCAAGATCAAGGATCAGTTCCGCCCCGCCCACGCCGACTACAGTTATCACCACAAGTACGGTATCCGTGACTACCGCGGGGGCGGTCGCTCCAGCGCCCGGGAGACCGCCATGCGGGTGGCGGCCGGGGCCATCGCCAAGCAGTACCTGGCTGCCCAGGGGATTAGCGTGCGTGGCTATATGAGCCAGTTGGGGCCGATCGAGATCGATTTTCGTAGCTGGGAGGCGGTGGCCCAGAACCCCTTCTTCTGCCCCGACCCGACGCGCGTTGCCGAGCTCGAGGCCTACATGGACCAGCTGCGCCGGGACCAGGACTCGGTGGGCGCGAAGATCACCGTGGTGGCCGAGGGCGTGCCCCCGGGCCTCGGCGAGCCGGTGTTCGACCGCCTGGACGCCGAGCTGGCCCATGGCCTGATGAGCATCAATGCGGTGAAAGGGGTGGAGATCGGCGACGGCTTCGCCGCCGTGGCCAGCCGCGGCAGCGAGCACCGCGACGAGATGACCCCCGAGGGGTTCCTCTCCAACCACGCCGGAGGGGTGCTGGGGGGGATCTCCAGCGGCCAGGCGATCATCGCCCACCTGGCGCTCAAGCCGACGTCGAGCATCACCATCCCGGGGCGCAGCATCGACGTCCACGGCGCCCCGGTCGAGGTGGTCACCAAGGGGCGTCACGACCCCTGCGTGGGGGTCCGTGCCACCCCCATCGCCGAGGCGATGATGGCGTTGACCCTGATGGATCACCTGCTGCGCCACCGCGCCCAGAACGCCGAGGTGAGCGTGGCCACGCCGGTGCTGCGCTGAGTGTCGTGACGCCATGGGTATGGCGCAGGGGCCATGCCGTTGAGGGCCGGCCCGCAGGGTCTGCTACACTGCGGGACAGACCAACGGACAGGGCTTGAAATATGAAGATCAATGTCGAGTTTGACCTCACTCCCGACGAGTTCCGCCAGGCGCTGGGCCTGCCGGATGTGGCGGCTTTCCAGAAGGACCTGCTGGACCGGATCCAGAAGCAGATGGAGTCCGGAGTCGAGGGGTACGACCCGATGAGCCTGATGCAGCCCTTCCTGCAGCAGGCCGGCATGGGACAGGGCATGACCCAAGGGCTCACCCAGGGCCTGTCCCAGGGGCTCTCCAGCTTCGGCACCTACCAGCAGATGATGCTCGACATGCTCAAGCAGGCCGGCCAGGCCAGGCCATCGGAAGCCGAGGGCAAGGGCGAGTCCGGCTCGAAGGCAACAGGCACTTCCGGCTCGGGTAGTGGCAAGGCCTCCAGCCGCGGCAAGACCAGCACCTCGACCTCCAGTGCCCGCTCGCGGGCCAAGCGCGAGGGCTGACGGCGACGAGTCGCCCTTCATCGTCTCGCTGCCATGATCTTGCAACGAGGGCGGTGTCAGACTACTCTTTGTGCAGTGCAGCATGGTGGGCGGGCCGCCCACCCACCATTGACCACCGTTCAGGAGGACGACCCATGCAAGACAAGATGATCGAGAACTTCAACGAGCAGACCCGTCAGCTCTTCGAGCCGATGCGCAAGCTCAACTCCCTGATGTTGAACAACATGGAGAAGCTCTCCCAGTACCAGATGGAGTCGTTGAAGCGCTACAGCCAGATGGGCACCGAGCGCATGCGGGATGCCAGCGACGTTCAGGATGCCGATAGCCTGCGTGATTTCGGTACCCGCCAGGCCGAGATGATGAACGAGCTCTCCCAGCAGATGATGGCGGATGCCAAGGCGCTCTCCGAGATGAGCCTGGAGTTCAAGGCCGAGATGGAGACGCTCTTTAGCGAGCAGGCCAAGGCCATGGGAGAGGCTGCCAAGCAGGCGTCCGCTGCGGGCAGCAGCGGGACGGCCAAGGCGAGTTCATCACGCAGCGGCTCCAGCAAGAGCTGAGGCCGTTAGCCAGACGCTGTCACATAGCACAACTGGGCTCCTTGCGGAGTCGCTGTCCAATCCGCCGCCCTCCGTGTGAGGGTGGCGGAGCATGTTATCTGATGTCGGCATGACGTGGCCGACGGGCCAGGAGAGTTCAATGCAGCCAGGGGTTCAAGCACCGACACAGGCCGAGCTGGAGGCGTGGAATGCACAGCTCCAGCAGATCGGCGAGGAGTATCGTCACCTGATGGGCGATCTGCTGGAGCGCATGGTGCCCAGCGATGCCGCCGATTCGGTCTATGGGGACATGCGGGAGAGCTTCCAGGCGGCGGCCGAGTCGCTGATGGGCAATCCGTCCCAGCTCTGGCAGACCCAGGCGCGACTGATGCAGGATCAGGTCCAGTTGTGGCAGAACGGGCTGCGGGCCATGGCGGGCGAGCAGGTCGAGCCGCTGGTAACGCCGAGCAAGGGGGATCGTCGGTTCAAGGATGAGGCCTGGACCAGCGACCCTCACTATCTGGCGATCATGCAGCAGTATCTGCTCTTCTCGCGTCTGGTCGAGGAGCTGGTCGGTGGCCTGGACCTGCCCGCCGAGCAGAAGAGCCGGCTGGGGTTCTATGCTCGCCAGATGGTCAATGCCATGTCGCCCACCAACTTCGTGGCCACCAATCCCGAGGTGATGCGCAAGACGTTGGAGACCCGGGGCCAGAACCTGGTCGATGGCCTGGCCCGGCTGCGCGAGGACCTGAGCAACTCCGCCGAGGGGCTCAATGTCACCATGACCGATCGCAGCGCCTTCGAGGTGGGCAAGAATATCGCCGTGACGCCTGGCTCGGTGGTCTATGAGAACGAGCTGATCCAGCTGATCCAGTATGCCCCCACCACCGAGCAGGTCTACAAGACGCCGCTGCTGGTCATGCCGCCCTGGATCAACAAGTACTACATCCTCGACCTGCGCGAGGACAACTCCCTCGTCAAGTGGCTGGTCGGTCAGGGGCATAGCGTCTTCTTGATCTCCTGGCGCAACCCGGGCCCGGCCCAGCGGGACCTGACCTGGGCAGACTACATGCAGTTGGGGCCCATCGCCGCCAGCGAGGCGATCGAGCGGGCCACCGGCGAGAAGTCGGTCAACCTGCTCAGCTACTGCGTCGGCGGTACCCTGGCGGCCTCCACCGTGGCCTATCTCACCAGCACTCGCCGTGGACGTCGGATCAAGTCGGCGACCTACATGACGACGTTGCAGGACTTCCGCGACCCGGGCGAGATCGGCACCTTCCTCAGCGAGCCGGTGCTTGAGGGCATCGAGGCGAAGATGGAGCGTGACGGCTATCTGGATGGCCGCGTGATGGCCTTCAGCTTCAACCTGCTGCGCGAGAACGATCTCTTCTGGTCCTTCTATATCAGCAACTACCTGAAGGGCGATGTGCCGGCGCCCTTCGACCTGCTCTACTGGAACACCGACGGCACCAACCTGCCGGCGGCAACCCACGGCTGGTACCTGCGCCACATGTATATGGAGAACAAGCTGGTCGAGCCCGGTGGCATCGAGCTCGACGGGGTCAAGATCGATCTACGCAAGATCTCCACGCCCAGCTACTTCCTCTCGACCCGGGAGGACCATATCGCCAAGTGGAACAGCACCTACTATGGGGCGCTGCTGCCCAAGGGGCCGGTGACCTTTGTGCTGGGTGGATCGGGACATATCGCCGGGGTGGTCAATCCGCCGCACAAGAACAAGTACGGCTACTGGACCAACGATTCGTTGCCCGAGACCCATGAGGAGTGGCTGGCCGGTGCCGAGCAGCACGAGGGCTCCTGGTGGCCGCACTGGCAGGCGTGGATGACCGAGAACGGCTACGCCGATGCCGAGAAGATGGTGCCGGCACGCCAGCCCGGCGACGGTGAGCTGGAGATCCTCGAGCCGGCCCCGGGACGCTACGTCAAGATGACCATCCCCGAGGTGCTGGGGGAAACCCCGGCTTCGCCGGAAGCGTAAAGCTACAAGCTGTAAGCTGTAAGCTGTAAGTAGAAGCGCCCAGCCGATGAGTCGGCTGGGCGCTTCTTGTTGGGCTCCCAATGTATCGCCAAATATCCGGCTTCCAGCTTCCAGCTTACGGCTTACGGCTTACGGCTTACGGCGCAGCCGCAGGCCCGGCAGCACCATCAGTGCGGCCAGCAGCCAGGCGGGCCAGCTGCCGGTGCGGGTGAAGGGGGTGAGGCCCTGCATCGGGGTTACCTCGCCGGAGAGGCTGGCCATCTCGAACTGGGGCGCCCGGGCGGTGATATTGCCGTGCTCATCGATGATGGCGGTGACGCCGTTGCTGGTGGCGCGGATCACCTGGCGGCCGTTCTCCAGGGCACGCAGGCGGGCCATCTGCAGGTGCTGCAGGGGGCCGATGGAGCGTCCGAACCAGGTGTCATTGGAGACCGTCAGCAAGAGCTCGGCGTGGCGCGCCTGGGCGGCCACCCGGTCCGGATAGATGATCTCATAGCAGATGGCGTTGCCGATGGTGGTGCCGGCGGCCAAGAGCGGCGCCTGCTCTTCCGGCCCCGGGGTCATGGCTGGCATCGGCAGGTCGAAGAAGGCGATGGTATCGGCGAGCAGGCTCTCCAGAGGCAGGTATTCGCCGAAGGGCACCAGGCGCGTCTTGCGATATTCGCCCTCCACGTCGCCCAGCCCGATCACGCTGTTGTAGTAGAGCCCCTCGCCATCTCTCTGCAGGATGCCGGTGAGCAGGGCGGTGCCGGGGGCGAGATTGGACTGTACCCGTTCGAGGATCGGTCGCGCTTCGCGTTCGAACATCGGCAGGGCCGCCTCGGGCCAGACGATCAGGTCTGGGGCGTTGTCGCTGTGTGCTCGGGTCAGCGCGTTGTAGCGGTTGGCGGCCTCGCGTTGGCCCTCGGCGGTCCACTTGATGGCCTGGTCGAGGTTGCCCTGCAGCAGCGCCACCCGCAATGGCTCGCCGGCGGGGCTGGTCCACTGGGTGGGCAGCGCCAGGGGCACCAGCCACAGTGCGGCGAGGGGGAGTGCGGCCCAGGCGCGGCGCCGCAGCAGTTCGACCCCCAGGCTGCCGGTCAGCGCGGTGATCAGCGAGAGCAGGTAGACGCCGCCCAGCGGGGCCCAGGGGGCCAGCGGCGAGTCGACCTGGGAGGTGCCCAGCAGCAGCCAGGGAAATCCGGTGAACAGCCAGCTGCGCAGCCACTCGCCAACCACCCAGGCCCCGGCGAAGCTGAGCCAGGCCAGGCGTGGGCCGGTGAGGCGGCGGTAGAGCCACAGGGTCACGGCGGGAAAGAGGGCCAGGCCCGCGACGAACAGCGTGGTGAGGAGCAGCGCCAGGGGTACGCCGGTATAGCCGTAGTCATGGATCGATACATAGACCCAGGAGGCCCCGGAACCAAACAGCCCGAGGCCGTAGCTCCAGCCGCGCAGGGCGGCCTGAGCGGGCGTCAGGGCGTGGATGCCGAGATAGACTAGCCCCGCGGCCAGCGGGCCGAGCCACCAGAGCTCGAAGGGCGAGGCGGTAAGCGTGGTGAGGATGCCGGCCGCGACTGCCAGCAGGCAGCCGACGGCGGGGGAGAGGGGAAACGCTGGCATCTTGGCCCTCCGTGGCTGGCGTGTCAGAAGCCGTCGTCTGCGGCGCAGGGCTCGGCTTCGAGCAGCCGGATACGGCGGTTGTCGGCATTCAGCACCGTGAAGCGCCAGCCGCCGATGACGGTATGCTCGCCCCGTGCAGGCAGGTGGCCGAAACGCTGCATCACCAGGCCGCCGAGCGTGTCGAACTCCTCGTCGGAGAAGTGGGTCTCGAAGCGCTCGTTGAAGTCCTCGATGGGCGTCAGGGCGCGGATGGCGTAGCGCCCCTCGCCCAGGTCGCGAATATCTTCCTCGTCGTCGGCGTCATGCTCGTCCTCGATCTCGCCGACGATCTCCTCGAGGATATCCTCGATGGTGACGATGCCGGCGGTACCGCCGTACTCATCGACCACGATCGCCATATGGTTGTGGGTACTCTGGAACTCCTTGAGCAGGCTGTTGAGGCGCTTGGACTCGGGCACGAACAGCGTCGGCCGTACCACCTCCTCGAGGCGGAAGGGCCGGCCGCTCTCCTGGCCGTTGCGCAGCAGCGGCAGCAGGTCCTTGGCCAGCAGGATCCCCTTGACCTCATCAAGGTTCTCGCCGATGACCGGGTAGCGGGAATGACCGGTCTCCAGGATCACCGGCAGATACTCATCCAACGGCTGGTCGATGGCGATGGCGGTCACCTGGGAGCGCGGAATCAGCACCTCGCGAACCTGCTGGTCGCTGATCTTCAGCGCCCCCTCGATGATCATCATGGCGTCCTGCTCGAGCTTCAGGCGGCCCCCCGCCTGGCGCAGGAACTCCAGCAGTTCGTCCCGTGAGCTGGGTTCGTCGCTGTCGCTGGAAAGCGCCCCCAGCAGTTTCTCGAGCCAGGAGCGGTTGCCCTGGCTACTCGATCGGTCTTCGCTCATGAGTCGGTTCTCTCGTCCTCGGGTGCGGTCCGGTAAGGGTCGACGATGCCCAGCTCGGCCAGGATCTCGCGCTCCAGCGCCTCCATTGCCTCGGCCTCGTCATCCTCGAGATGGTCGAAGCCGAGCAGGTGCAGGGTACCGTGAACCACCATGTGAGCGTAGTGATCGTGCAGCGACTTGTCCTGCTCGGCGGCCTCGGCGGCTACCACGGGGTGGCAGATCACCAGGTCGCCGAGCAGTGCCAGGCTGATCCCGGGCGGGTTCTCGAAGGGGA
The Halomonas sp. H10-9-1 DNA segment above includes these coding regions:
- the aroC gene encoding chorismate synthase, with protein sequence MSGNTFGKLFTVTTFGESHGPALGAIVDGCPPGLPLSEEILQRDLDRRRPGTSRHTTQRREPDRVRILSGVFEGLTTGTSIGLLIENTDQRSKDYSKIKDQFRPAHADYSYHHKYGIRDYRGGGRSSARETAMRVAAGAIAKQYLAAQGISVRGYMSQLGPIEIDFRSWEAVAQNPFFCPDPTRVAELEAYMDQLRRDQDSVGAKITVVAEGVPPGLGEPVFDRLDAELAHGLMSINAVKGVEIGDGFAAVASRGSEHRDEMTPEGFLSNHAGGVLGGISSGQAIIAHLALKPTSSITIPGRSIDVHGAPVEVVTKGRHDPCVGVRATPIAEAMMALTLMDHLLRHRAQNAEVSVATPVLR
- a CDS encoding phasin family protein — protein: MQDKMIENFNEQTRQLFEPMRKLNSLMLNNMEKLSQYQMESLKRYSQMGTERMRDASDVQDADSLRDFGTRQAEMMNELSQQMMADAKALSEMSLEFKAEMETLFSEQAKAMGEAAKQASAAGSSGTAKASSSRSGSSKS
- the phaC gene encoding class I poly(R)-hydroxyalkanoic acid synthase → MQPGVQAPTQAELEAWNAQLQQIGEEYRHLMGDLLERMVPSDAADSVYGDMRESFQAAAESLMGNPSQLWQTQARLMQDQVQLWQNGLRAMAGEQVEPLVTPSKGDRRFKDEAWTSDPHYLAIMQQYLLFSRLVEELVGGLDLPAEQKSRLGFYARQMVNAMSPTNFVATNPEVMRKTLETRGQNLVDGLARLREDLSNSAEGLNVTMTDRSAFEVGKNIAVTPGSVVYENELIQLIQYAPTTEQVYKTPLLVMPPWINKYYILDLREDNSLVKWLVGQGHSVFLISWRNPGPAQRDLTWADYMQLGPIAASEAIERATGEKSVNLLSYCVGGTLAASTVAYLTSTRRGRRIKSATYMTTLQDFRDPGEIGTFLSEPVLEGIEAKMERDGYLDGRVMAFSFNLLRENDLFWSFYISNYLKGDVPAPFDLLYWNTDGTNLPAATHGWYLRHMYMENKLVEPGGIELDGVKIDLRKISTPSYFLSTREDHIAKWNSTYYGALLPKGPVTFVLGGSGHIAGVVNPPHKNKYGYWTNDSLPETHEEWLAGAEQHEGSWWPHWQAWMTENGYADAEKMVPARQPGDGELEILEPAPGRYVKMTIPEVLGETPASPEA
- the lnt gene encoding apolipoprotein N-acyltransferase, producing MPAFPLSPAVGCLLAVAAGILTTLTASPFELWWLGPLAAGLVYLGIHALTPAQAALRGWSYGLGLFGSGASWVYVSIHDYGYTGVPLALLLTTLFVAGLALFPAVTLWLYRRLTGPRLAWLSFAGAWVVGEWLRSWLFTGFPWLLLGTSQVDSPLAPWAPLGGVYLLSLITALTGSLGVELLRRRAWAALPLAALWLVPLALPTQWTSPAGEPLRVALLQGNLDQAIKWTAEGQREAANRYNALTRAHSDNAPDLIVWPEAALPMFEREARPILERVQSNLAPGTALLTGILQRDGEGLYYNSVIGLGDVEGEYRKTRLVPFGEYLPLESLLADTIAFFDLPMPAMTPGPEEQAPLLAAGTTIGNAICYEIIYPDRVAAQARHAELLLTVSNDTWFGRSIGPLQHLQMARLRALENGRQVIRATSNGVTAIIDEHGNITARAPQFEMASLSGEVTPMQGLTPFTRTGSWPAWLLAALMVLPGLRLRRKP
- a CDS encoding transporter associated domain-containing protein yields the protein MSEDRSSSQGNRSWLEKLLGALSSDSDEPSSRDELLEFLRQAGGRLKLEQDAMMIIEGALKISDQQVREVLIPRSQVTAIAIDQPLDEYLPVILETGHSRYPVIGENLDEVKGILLAKDLLPLLRNGQESGRPFRLEEVVRPTLFVPESKRLNSLLKEFQSTHNHMAIVVDEYGGTAGIVTIEDILEEIVGEIEDEHDADDEEDIRDLGEGRYAIRALTPIEDFNERFETHFSDEEFDTLGGLVMQRFGHLPARGEHTVIGGWRFTVLNADNRRIRLLEAEPCAADDGF
- the ybeY gene encoding rRNA maturation RNase YbeY: MSDPRVDRQVATDAEGLPSQAELEAWVGTVLSRLAVDPDSELSVRLVGAAESQALNRDYRGRDKPTNVLSFPFENPPGISLALLGDLVICHPVVAAEAAEQDKSLHDHYAHMVVHGTLHLLGFDHLEDDEAEAMEALEREILAELGIVDPYRTAPEDERTDS